The following coding sequences are from one Alphaproteobacteria bacterium window:
- the ybeY gene encoding rRNA maturation RNase YbeY: MTATRPRARPAAPRPQQAQGAASPPVAAPVATPVATKTAAPLAAKVAVLRQAGDWRRLLPGAVGLARRAARAAVTAGLAELAAKRSAARPVGPAAGEARPDSAGPAGLEMSVVLGDDGLLQSLNRQWRGHDRPTNVLAFAAAAMPSAGHHAAAEHRQALGEVIVSGEAIEREARTQGKSPADHFTHLVVHGTLHLLDYDHERPSDACRMESLERRILATLDVTDPYDA, encoded by the coding sequence ATGACGGCCACCCGGCCGCGTGCCCGGCCGGCGGCGCCGCGGCCGCAGCAGGCACAGGGCGCGGCTTCGCCACCGGTGGCGGCCCCGGTAGCAACCCCGGTTGCAACCAAGACAGCGGCCCCGCTGGCGGCGAAGGTCGCGGTGCTGCGCCAGGCCGGCGACTGGCGGCGGTTGCTGCCGGGGGCGGTGGGGCTGGCCCGCCGTGCCGCCCGGGCGGCGGTGACCGCGGGGCTGGCCGAGCTGGCGGCGAAGAGGTCTGCGGCGCGGCCGGTGGGCCCGGCGGCTGGCGAAGCGAGGCCGGACAGCGCAGGACCGGCCGGCCTGGAGATGAGCGTGGTGCTGGGCGATGACGGCCTGCTGCAAAGCCTTAACCGGCAGTGGCGCGGCCATGACCGGCCCACCAATGTCCTGGCCTTTGCCGCCGCAGCCATGCCATCGGCAGGGCACCACGCCGCGGCAGAACACCGCCAGGCGCTGGGCGAGGTGATCGTTTCGGGCGAGGCGATCGAGCGTGAAGCGCGGACCCAGGGCAAATCGCCGGCGGATCATTTCACCCACCTCGTTGTCCATGGCACACTTCACCTATTAGACTATGACCATGAGCGCCCATCGGACGCCTGTCGTATGGAGAGTCTGGAGCGACGAATTCTGGCGACGCTCGACGTGACCGACCCCTATGATGCCTGA